A region of Massilia sp. KIM DNA encodes the following proteins:
- the carB gene encoding carbamoyl-phosphate synthase large subunit produces MPKRSDIKSILIIGAGPIVIGQAVEFDYSGAQACKALREEGYKVILVNSNPATIMTDPETADVTYIEPITWKVVERIIEKERPDAILPTMGGQTALNCALDLHRHGVLDKYKVELIGATPEAIDKAEDRAKFKDAMTKIGLGSARSGIAHSMDEAWTVQRELGFPTIIRPSFTMGGSGGGIAYNEEEFEQICKRGLEASPTNELLIEESLLGWKEYEMEVVRDKKDNCIIICSIENLDPMGVHTGDSITVAPAQTLTDKEYQIMRNASINVLREIGVDTGGSNVQFAINPKDGRMIVIEMNPRVSRSSALASKATGFPIAKVAAKLAVGFTLDELRNEITGGATPASFEPSIDYVVTKIPRFTFEKFPTADKHLTTQMKSVGEVMAMGRTFQESFQKALRGLEVGVDGLNEKTRDREKIEEELGEPGPERIWYVGDAFAQGFTLEEVHNLTKIDPWFLVQIKEIVDIELWLETQTLESLDKATLYKLKQKGFADRRLAFLMKSTPEAVRARRHALGIRPVYKRVDTCAAEFATNTAYMYSTYDEECESNPTDKKKIMVLGGGPNRIGQGIEFDYCCVHAALAMREDGYETIMVNCNPETVSTDYDTSDRLYFESLTLEDVLEIVELEKPLGVIVQYGGQTPLKLALDLEANGVPIIGTSPDMIDAAEDRERFQQLLQQLGLRQPPNRTARTEAEALELAQEIGYPLVVRPSYVLGGRAMEIVHEQRDLERYMREAVKVSNDSPVLLDRFLNDAIEVDVDCISDGEATFIGGVMEHIEQAGVHSGDSACSLPPYSLSQDTIDELKRQTSLMAKALNVVGLMNVQFAIQQSEVEGKIVDTVYVLEVNPRASRTVPFVSKATGLQLAKIAARCMVGQTLAQQGVTAEVVPPFYSVKEVVFPFVKFPGVDTILGPEMKSTGEVMGVGQTFGEAFVKSQLAAGITLPKSGTVFLSVKGSDKPRAVAVARELVRLGFSLVATKGTAAVIAAAGIPVRAVNKVLEGRPHVVDMIKNHEIVMVVNTVEEKRSAINDSRTIRTSALQSRVVTYTTIAGAEAAIQGMPHIDELRVYDLQGLHKTLH; encoded by the coding sequence ATGCCTAAGCGTAGTGATATCAAAAGCATCCTGATCATCGGCGCGGGGCCGATCGTCATCGGCCAGGCGGTCGAATTCGATTACTCGGGCGCCCAGGCCTGCAAGGCGCTGCGCGAAGAGGGTTACAAGGTCATCCTGGTCAACTCGAACCCGGCGACCATCATGACCGACCCGGAAACGGCCGACGTCACCTACATCGAGCCGATCACCTGGAAGGTCGTCGAGCGCATCATCGAGAAAGAGCGTCCGGACGCGATCCTGCCGACCATGGGCGGCCAGACCGCGCTGAACTGCGCGCTCGACCTGCACCGCCACGGCGTGCTGGACAAGTACAAGGTCGAGCTGATCGGCGCGACCCCGGAAGCGATCGACAAGGCCGAGGACCGCGCCAAGTTCAAGGACGCGATGACCAAGATCGGCCTGGGCTCGGCGCGTTCGGGCATCGCCCACTCGATGGACGAGGCCTGGACCGTGCAGCGCGAGCTGGGCTTCCCGACCATCATCCGTCCGTCCTTCACCATGGGCGGCAGCGGCGGCGGCATCGCCTATAACGAAGAAGAATTCGAGCAGATTTGCAAGCGCGGCCTCGAGGCCTCGCCGACCAACGAGCTGCTGATCGAAGAGTCCCTGCTCGGCTGGAAAGAGTACGAGATGGAAGTGGTCCGCGACAAGAAGGACAACTGCATCATCATCTGCTCGATCGAGAACCTGGATCCGATGGGCGTGCACACCGGCGACTCGATCACCGTCGCGCCGGCGCAGACGCTGACCGACAAGGAATACCAGATCATGCGCAACGCCTCGATCAACGTGCTGCGCGAGATCGGCGTCGACACCGGCGGCTCGAACGTGCAGTTCGCGATCAACCCGAAAGACGGTCGCATGATCGTCATCGAGATGAACCCGCGCGTCTCGCGTTCCTCGGCCCTGGCCTCGAAGGCCACCGGCTTCCCGATCGCGAAGGTGGCGGCCAAGCTGGCCGTCGGCTTCACGCTGGACGAGCTGCGCAACGAGATCACCGGCGGCGCCACCCCGGCGTCCTTCGAGCCCTCGATCGACTACGTGGTCACCAAGATCCCGCGCTTCACCTTCGAGAAATTCCCGACCGCCGACAAGCACCTGACCACCCAGATGAAATCGGTGGGCGAGGTGATGGCCATGGGCCGCACCTTCCAGGAATCCTTCCAGAAGGCCCTGCGCGGCCTGGAAGTGGGCGTCGACGGCCTGAACGAAAAGACCCGCGACCGCGAGAAGATCGAGGAAGAACTGGGCGAGCCCGGTCCGGAGCGCATCTGGTACGTGGGCGACGCCTTCGCCCAGGGCTTCACCCTGGAAGAAGTGCATAACCTGACCAAGATCGATCCGTGGTTCCTGGTGCAGATCAAGGAGATCGTGGACATCGAGCTGTGGCTCGAGACCCAGACCCTGGAGTCGCTCGACAAGGCCACCCTGTACAAGCTGAAGCAGAAGGGCTTCGCCGACCGCCGCCTGGCCTTCCTGATGAAGTCCACCCCGGAAGCCGTGCGCGCGCGCCGCCACGCCCTGGGCATCCGTCCGGTCTACAAGCGGGTCGACACCTGCGCCGCCGAGTTCGCGACCAACACCGCCTACATGTACTCGACCTACGACGAGGAGTGCGAGTCCAACCCGACCGACAAGAAGAAGATCATGGTGCTGGGCGGTGGCCCGAACCGAATCGGCCAGGGCATCGAGTTCGACTACTGCTGCGTGCACGCGGCCCTCGCCATGCGCGAAGACGGCTACGAGACCATCATGGTCAACTGCAACCCCGAGACCGTCTCGACCGACTACGACACCTCGGACCGCCTGTACTTCGAGTCCCTGACCCTGGAAGACGTGCTCGAGATCGTGGAACTGGAAAAGCCGCTGGGCGTGATCGTCCAGTACGGCGGCCAGACCCCGCTTAAGCTGGCCCTCGACCTCGAAGCCAACGGCGTGCCCATCATCGGCACCTCGCCGGACATGATCGACGCCGCCGAAGACCGCGAGCGCTTCCAGCAGCTGCTGCAGCAGCTTGGCCTGCGCCAGCCGCCGAACCGTACCGCGCGCACCGAGGCCGAGGCGCTCGAGCTGGCCCAGGAAATCGGCTACCCGCTGGTGGTGCGCCCGTCCTACGTGCTGGGCGGCCGCGCGATGGAGATCGTCCACGAGCAGCGCGACCTCGAGCGCTACATGCGCGAAGCGGTCAAGGTCTCGAACGACTCGCCGGTGCTGCTGGACCGCTTCCTGAACGACGCCATCGAAGTCGACGTCGACTGCATCTCGGACGGCGAAGCCACCTTCATCGGCGGCGTGATGGAGCACATCGAACAGGCCGGCGTGCACTCGGGCGACTCGGCCTGCTCGCTGCCGCCTTACTCGCTGTCCCAGGACACCATCGACGAACTGAAGCGCCAGACCTCGCTGATGGCCAAGGCCCTGAACGTGGTCGGCCTGATGAACGTGCAGTTCGCGATCCAGCAGTCGGAAGTCGAGGGCAAGATCGTCGACACCGTGTACGTGCTGGAAGTGAACCCGCGCGCCTCGCGCACCGTGCCCTTCGTGTCGAAGGCGACCGGCCTGCAGCTCGCCAAGATCGCGGCGCGCTGCATGGTCGGCCAGACCCTGGCCCAGCAGGGCGTGACCGCCGAAGTGGTGCCGCCTTTCTACAGCGTCAAGGAAGTCGTGTTCCCCTTCGTGAAGTTCCCTGGCGTGGACACCATCCTCGGACCGGAAATGAAGTCGACCGGCGAAGTGATGGGCGTGGGCCAGACCTTCGGCGAAGCCTTCGTCAAGTCGCAGCTCGCGGCCGGCATCACCCTGCCCAAGAGCGGCACCGTGTTCCTGTCGGTGAAGGGCTCTGACAAGCCGCGCGCGGTGGCGGTGGCGCGTGAACTGGTGCGCCTCGGCTTCTCGCTGGTGGCGACCAAGGGCACCGCGGCCGTGATCGCCGCCGCCGGCATCCCGGTGCGCGCCGTGAACAAGGTGCTCGAGGGTCGTCCGCACGTGGTCGACATGATCAAGAACCATGAGATCGTCATGGTCGTGAACACGGTCGAGGAAAAACGTTCGGCGATCAATGACTCGCGCACCATTCGTACCTCGGCCCTGCAGTCGCGCGTGGTAACCTATACCACCATCGCCGGTGCGGAAGCCGCGATCCAGGGCATGCCCCATATCGACGAACTGCGCGTGTACGATTTACAAGGTCTGCATAAGACTTTACACTAA
- the carA gene encoding glutamine-hydrolyzing carbamoyl-phosphate synthase small subunit → MPPFFSGPAVPAVLALADGTIFKGVSIGAAGHTTGEVVFNTAITGYQEILTDPSYSRQIVTLTYPHIGNYGVNPADVEASRVHAAGLIIRDLPLLASNFRSTQSLSDYLKQENVVAIAGIDTRKLTRILREKGAQAGAILTGSAGAEPSTAQALELARSFPGLAGMDLAKVVSVKESYEFTETEWKLGQGFGKQESPKYHVVAFDYGVKRNILRMLAERGCKVTVLPAESTAADALALNPDGIFLANGPGDPEPCDYAIKASRELIEKGIPTFGICLGHQIMALASGAKTMKMKFGHHGANHPVQDLDSKKVLITSQNHGFAVDPETLPANCRVTHVSLFDGSLQGFERTDKPAFCFQGHPEASPGPTDVAYLFDRFISLMQASGEKVNAGEKVNA, encoded by the coding sequence TTGCCGCCATTTTTTTCTGGCCCCGCCGTCCCGGCCGTCCTGGCCCTTGCAGACGGAACGATTTTCAAAGGTGTTTCCATTGGTGCCGCCGGCCACACGACCGGTGAAGTGGTGTTCAACACCGCCATTACCGGCTACCAGGAAATCCTGACCGACCCCAGCTACTCGCGTCAGATCGTCACCCTGACGTACCCGCACATCGGCAACTATGGCGTCAATCCGGCGGACGTGGAGGCCTCCAGGGTGCACGCGGCCGGCCTGATCATCCGCGACCTGCCGCTGCTGGCATCGAACTTCCGCTCGACCCAATCGCTGTCCGACTACCTGAAGCAGGAAAACGTGGTCGCCATCGCCGGCATCGACACCCGCAAGCTGACCCGCATCCTGCGCGAGAAGGGCGCCCAGGCCGGCGCGATCCTGACCGGCAGCGCCGGCGCCGAGCCGTCCACCGCCCAGGCGCTGGAACTGGCGCGCTCCTTCCCGGGCCTGGCAGGCATGGACCTGGCCAAGGTGGTGTCGGTGAAGGAGTCCTACGAGTTCACCGAGACCGAATGGAAGCTGGGCCAGGGCTTCGGCAAGCAGGAGAGCCCCAAATACCACGTGGTCGCCTTCGACTACGGCGTCAAGCGCAACATCCTGCGCATGCTGGCCGAACGCGGCTGCAAGGTCACCGTGCTGCCGGCCGAATCGACCGCCGCCGACGCGCTGGCGCTGAACCCGGACGGCATCTTCCTGGCCAACGGCCCGGGCGACCCGGAACCTTGCGACTACGCGATCAAGGCCTCGCGCGAGCTGATCGAGAAGGGCATCCCGACCTTCGGCATCTGCCTCGGCCACCAGATCATGGCCCTGGCCTCGGGCGCCAAGACCATGAAGATGAAGTTCGGCCACCACGGCGCCAACCACCCGGTGCAGGACCTGGATTCCAAAAAGGTCCTGATCACCTCGCAGAACCACGGCTTCGCCGTCGACCCGGAGACCCTGCCGGCCAACTGCCGCGTGACCCACGTGTCGCTGTTCGACGGCTCGCTGCAAGGCTTCGAGCGCACCGACAAGCCGGCCTTCTGCTTCCAGGGCCACCCGGAAGCCTCGCCCGGCCCGACCGACGTCGCCTACCTGTTTGACCGCTTCATCAGCCTGATGCAAGCGAGCGGAGAAAAAGTAAATGCAGGGGAAAAAGTAAATGCCTAA
- a CDS encoding alkaline phosphatase: MTNSASRRTFLRHLSAGTVAAATLSACGGDDGQDASIRFSHGVASGDPLSDRVILWTRVDTNATQDLEVSWFVAEDSTLSNIVRSGSAVASAAADWTVKVDATGLAPNRRYYYRFQCNGVASPTGRTKTLGTGDIAQVKLAVFSCSNYPAGYFNVYGEAARLDDLDAALHLGDYIYEYARDGYASGDAASLGRVSEPATEIITLSDYRRRYAQYRSDPDLQALHAALPFIAVWDDHELTNDTWREGAENHNPATEGLFLARKQMAIQAYHEWMPIRAPEPTRLERVYRSFDFGNLLSLHMLDTRVIGRDKQLAYENYIGAAGFDAAGFARDAGNPARQLMGAEQTTWLQRQMTASKARWQVLGQQVLMARMDIPAPLVLGSISFSAYTALLAKAQRAPAELTAAERAVLAQPAIPYNLDAWDGYQAARETVLGMAKSLDKNLVVLAGDTHNSWASDLQDRAGAAVGVEFGVTSVTSPGFEQVFASEDPAAVAAGLTQVIGPLQYAETRSRGFMVLVVTPAETRAEYRYVSTVKSRTYSAAPPQVLRTLPGAANRRLILS; encoded by the coding sequence ATGACCAATTCCGCATCGCGCCGCACCTTCCTCCGCCACCTCTCCGCCGGCACCGTCGCCGCCGCCACCCTCTCCGCCTGCGGGGGCGATGACGGCCAGGACGCCTCGATCCGCTTCTCGCACGGCGTGGCGAGCGGCGACCCGCTGAGCGACCGCGTCATCCTCTGGACCCGGGTCGACACCAACGCCACCCAGGATCTCGAGGTCAGCTGGTTCGTCGCCGAGGACAGCACCCTGAGCAACATCGTGCGCAGCGGCAGCGCGGTGGCCAGCGCCGCCGCCGACTGGACCGTGAAAGTCGACGCCACCGGCCTTGCGCCGAACCGCCGCTACTACTACCGCTTCCAGTGCAACGGCGTCGCCTCACCGACCGGGCGCACCAAGACCCTGGGGACGGGCGACATCGCCCAGGTCAAGCTGGCGGTGTTCAGCTGCTCGAACTACCCGGCGGGCTATTTCAACGTCTACGGCGAGGCCGCGAGGCTGGACGACCTGGACGCCGCCTTGCACCTGGGCGACTACATCTACGAATACGCGCGCGACGGCTACGCCTCCGGCGACGCGGCCTCCCTCGGCCGGGTGTCGGAGCCGGCGACCGAGATCATCACCCTGTCGGACTACCGCCGCCGCTATGCCCAGTACCGCAGCGACCCGGACCTGCAGGCCCTGCACGCCGCCCTGCCCTTCATCGCCGTGTGGGACGACCACGAGCTGACCAACGACACCTGGCGCGAAGGCGCGGAAAACCACAATCCGGCCACCGAGGGCCTGTTCCTGGCGCGCAAGCAGATGGCGATCCAGGCCTACCACGAGTGGATGCCGATCCGCGCGCCGGAGCCCACTCGCCTGGAACGCGTCTACCGCTCCTTCGACTTCGGCAACCTGCTGTCGCTGCACATGCTCGACACCCGCGTGATCGGGCGCGACAAGCAGCTCGCCTACGAGAACTACATCGGGGCCGCAGGCTTCGACGCCGCCGGCTTCGCCCGCGACGCCGGCAATCCGGCGCGCCAGCTGATGGGCGCGGAACAGACCACCTGGCTGCAGCGCCAGATGACGGCCTCGAAGGCGCGCTGGCAGGTGCTGGGCCAGCAGGTGCTGATGGCACGCATGGACATCCCTGCGCCGCTGGTGCTGGGATCGATTTCCTTCAGCGCCTATACCGCCCTGCTGGCCAAGGCCCAGCGCGCGCCAGCCGAACTGACTGCGGCCGAGCGCGCGGTGCTGGCCCAGCCCGCGATTCCCTACAACCTGGACGCCTGGGACGGCTACCAGGCGGCGCGCGAGACGGTGCTGGGGATGGCGAAGTCGCTCGACAAGAACCTGGTGGTGCTGGCGGGAGACACCCACAATTCCTGGGCAAGCGACCTGCAGGACCGCGCCGGCGCGGCGGTGGGTGTGGAGTTCGGGGTGACGTCGGTGACCTCGCCCGGCTTCGAGCAGGTGTTCGCGAGCGAGGATCCGGCGGCGGTGGCGGCCGGGCTGACCCAGGTGATCGGGCCGCTGCAGTACGCCGAGACGCGCTCGCGCGGCTTCATGGTGCTGGTGGTGACGCCGGCCGAGACCCGGGCCGAATACCGCTATGTCAGCACGGTCAAGTCACGCACCTACAGCGCGGCCCCGCCCCAGGTGCTGCGCACCTTGCCCGGAGCGGCGAACCGCAGGCTGATCCTGTCCTGA
- a CDS encoding heme-binding protein: MQTKPYLTLAEVKTIAAAAEAEALRNNWAVTIAIVDDGGHLLWLQRLDGAPPVSSHIAPKKANTAAVGRRESKVYEDVINNGRMSFLSAPYLEGMLEGGVPVIVDGHVIGAVGVSGVKSDQDAQIAKAGIAALGA; the protein is encoded by the coding sequence ATGCAGACCAAGCCCTACCTGACGCTCGCCGAGGTCAAGACCATCGCCGCCGCCGCCGAAGCGGAAGCCCTGCGCAACAACTGGGCGGTGACCATCGCCATCGTGGACGACGGCGGCCACCTGCTGTGGCTGCAGCGCCTGGACGGCGCGCCGCCGGTGTCCTCCCACATCGCGCCGAAGAAGGCGAATACGGCGGCGGTGGGGCGCCGCGAGTCCAAGGTCTACGAGGACGTGATCAACAACGGGCGCATGTCCTTCCTCAGCGCGCCCTACCTGGAAGGCATGCTGGAGGGCGGCGTGCCGGTGATCGTCGACGGTCATGTGATCGGCGCGGTGGGCGTGTCGGGCGTGAAGTCCGACCAGGATGCCCAGATCGCCAAGGCCGGCATCGCGGCCCTGGGCGCCTGA
- a CDS encoding patatin-like phospholipase family protein → MFTRRTSLLACAALLLAACGSTPTTPTTPTPTAAPVQPAAPLPPKKLKVGLALGGGAARGFAHIGVIKALEAQGIVPEIVVGTSAGSVVGALYASGLNGFALQRTALQMDEATISDWALPFFSKSSGVLKGEALQNYVNKAVNNQPMEKLKLRFGAVATDLKTGQPILFNRGNTGQAVRASSAVPSVFQPVSIGGKTYVDGGLVAPVPVRFVRDMGADFIIAVNISSQTEGAATASSLDVLMQTFSIMGQRLNHYELKDADIVITPALGNMGSADFNNRNLAILAGEQAAAAVMPQIKAKLKAKAEAK, encoded by the coding sequence ATGTTCACTCGCCGTACTTCGCTCCTCGCCTGCGCCGCGCTGCTTCTCGCCGCCTGCGGCAGCACCCCGACCACGCCGACCACCCCGACCCCGACCGCGGCGCCCGTCCAGCCGGCGGCTCCTCTGCCGCCCAAGAAGCTCAAGGTCGGCCTGGCCCTGGGCGGCGGCGCCGCGCGCGGCTTCGCCCACATCGGCGTGATCAAGGCCCTGGAAGCCCAGGGCATCGTGCCCGAGATCGTGGTCGGCACCTCGGCCGGCTCGGTGGTCGGCGCCCTGTACGCATCGGGCCTGAACGGCTTCGCGCTCCAGAGGACCGCGCTGCAGATGGACGAGGCCACCATCTCGGACTGGGCGCTGCCCTTCTTCTCGAAGTCGAGCGGGGTGCTCAAGGGCGAGGCCCTGCAAAACTACGTCAACAAGGCGGTCAACAACCAGCCGATGGAGAAGCTCAAGCTGCGCTTCGGCGCGGTGGCCACCGACCTCAAGACCGGCCAGCCCATCCTCTTCAACCGCGGCAACACCGGCCAGGCGGTGCGCGCCTCCTCGGCGGTGCCGAGCGTGTTCCAGCCGGTCTCGATCGGCGGCAAGACCTATGTGGACGGCGGCCTGGTGGCGCCGGTGCCGGTGCGCTTCGTGCGCGACATGGGCGCGGACTTCATCATCGCCGTGAACATCTCGAGCCAGACCGAGGGCGCGGCCACGGCCAGCTCGCTCGACGTCCTGATGCAGACCTTCAGCATCATGGGCCAGCGTCTCAACCACTATGAGCTGAAGGACGCCGACATCGTGATCACGCCGGCCCTGGGCAACATGGGCTCGGCCGATTTCAATAACCGCAACCTCGCCATCCTGGCGGGGGAGCAGGCGGCAGCCGCCGTCATGCCCCAGATCAAGGCCAAGCTCAAGGCCAAGGCCGAGGCCAAATAG